The Streptomyces uncialis genomic interval CCGGATCACGGGCGGTGAACAGCGCCGTCACCCCGGCCGCGGCGATCTGCTGAACCCCGCGCACCGCACTGGTGTCCAGATACGCGGCGAACAATTGCCCGTTCGCCCCCCGGAAATACATGGCCACCCGCCCGGCCGCACTGTCCATCAGGAACGGTGTGGCCGAACTCCGCGCGAACCGCAGCACCGCCCCCGCACTGCTCAGACCGTTCGCGTCGACCGCGATGATCGGCACCGACAGCACCAGATCAGCCGAACCCAGCAGCGCCCCGGTCAGCCGCGACAGCTCCTCGCGCGCCAGCCCGAGGTCCGCCTGCTTCACCGCCAGATCCTGCTCCCGACGCTGGATAAGGGGACCGACGACAGCGAGCCGGCTCTGCTTCAGCAGCAGCTGCGGGTCCGGGGCCATCCCCACCTTCTCGGCCCGTAACGCGATGGCAAGGTCCTCCGGCCCCACTTGAAAGCCGCGATACCAGAGATTGGAGTCCACCTGCTGGAGGGTGAAGCCGGTACGTATGTCGCCCTTCACATACCACTGGACGTTCGTGGACGGCGTGCCGGTGACAGCGGGCTGCAGCACGCTGCCCACAGCGCCCGGTGGGTGGGGGCTGGGGAGTGCCGACGACGTGCCCATGACCCTGTCGCCCACATCCAGAGCGACCACCATCACCCTGGGGTTGCCGTAACGGCCCTCCACACCGGGCACCGGCCTCAACTGCCAACGCATCCCGGGCGTGGAAGTATCCCCCACCATATCGCCGGACCAGCGGCCCAGGTAAATTTCCTGGCCGGCCATCCTGATAGAGACGGCCCATTTCATCGGGTCGGTGGAACCCGACCCGATGATCCGGGCGATCTCCGCCTCAAGCCCCGCCTTCTCCACCGTCAGGGCAGTGACCTCGTTCTGAATGGTCCGCACTTCCTGCTCCAGCTGCCCGACCCGCCCTTCCTGAGCGGTGACCCGGTCGGCGGACTCCTCCACCGGGCGGCCGACCTCCGACAGGGTCACCACGTCCGGCACGTCGGCGAGACGCCCGTCCACCCCCACCCCGAAGTCGACAGCGGCGATGTGCGCCTCCGCCGCCGGGGTCCCGCTGGGCCGGGTGGCACACGCGAGCAGGACGCGGGCCTGACGTTTCGCCGGCTTGGCCTCGTCACCGTAGCCGGACACCGCCTCCTCCTGCTGGTAGTACAGCGAGGCCGACAGACCGGACACCACATCCCGCCCGGACACCGTGAAACTGTCCCGGCGCACCCCCGGATGGTCACCGACCGGGGCCAGCGAGGTCACCCACGCGGGCGTCCCGGTCAGTGTCCCGTGCGCGGCGCTGTCCGTCTGGTCAAAGGCCCGCGTCCCGGCGGCCTCGTCCAGCCGGTAGTACGCGGCGAGACCCGGCTCGTTGCCGATCAGCCGGTGGACCCGCTCCTCGGCCACCTCGTGCTGGGCCCGGCCCCGCCGCCAGATCCGCACCTCGTCGATCACCCCGGCGAAGAACCCGCCGCCCTGCGCCGCACCGATCCGCAGCCCCGCCGTGCCGTCCTGCCCGTAAGCGAGCACGGCGCTCCCGCTGAACGCACCGTTCACGTACACGGTGGCGACCGACCCGTCGAAGGAGACCGCCACATGCGCGTACACGCCGGCGGTGATCGTCTGCGCCGCGGTCAGCGAACCCGCGCCGTGGTCCAGCACCACCTGCCCCGTACCGGTCACCCGCAGGCGGAACCCGCCCTGCCCCGTACCCGACCAGCGCGCCACCACCGGACCACCGGCCGCATCCGGACGGATCCACGCTTCCACCGCATACGCCCGGCCCTCGAACCTCAGCGCCGGCGCCGCCCCGAGATCGACATACGCACTCGTGCCGTTGAACCTGAGCGCGGTCTCGGCGTGCCGGGTCTCCGAGCTGACCGGCACCAGCGCCAGACCCGTGAACGGGCACGTCCCCGGCTCCCGCTCGAACACCGAAGCCCGGTAACGCTCATCCGGACTCGTCCAGTACCGGCTGCCCTGCGTGTTGAACAGACCGTCCGCGCCCTGCTCCACATTGAACGAGTCGATCCGCCCGGTGACCTGGTTGAAGGCGAAGAACTGCCACCGCTGCTGCCCCTGTACCGCCGTCGGCGTCAGCACCGCCGCGAACCGTCCCCCGGTCAGATTCCGGATGAACGCCAGCTCCTGCGTCGGCTCGAAGAACGGCTGCCCGTCCATGTCCGCCGCGCCCAGACTGTCCTTCGCCGACTCCGGCTCGCTCTTGTGCCGGCTGCGCTTGAACCGCACCTCGCCCACCGGCTTCAGCGCACCGCCGACCAGCAGAAACCGGTCACACAACAGGGTGTCGGCCACCACCGGCACCTTCGCCCCCGCGGTGTCCGTCACCACGTCCGCCCGCGACCGGTCACCCGAGCAGCCACCGCCCGACAGCGCGAACACCGCATCCGCATGGGCCGCGCCGACCGCCTGCCGCAGCACCACCACATGGGTCCCGTCCGATATCACCTGGAACGGCACACCGGACGCGGTCAACCGCGCCGTCGACGACAGGAAACCATCGGTCTCCTCCGCCGACAGCTCCTCACCGTCCTCCGCCTCGACCCGACCACCCCGCTTGACCACCGGCATCGCCGTCGACCCCACCACCGCGTACCCGACGGTGACGATCTCCCCCGGGAACGGCAGCTCGACCGGGTTCTCCGACCAGTACGCGGCATCCAGCTCACCCCGCTTCTCGTCATGCAAGGACAGATCCAGCACCGTGTACACGATCCGCCGCCGGTCATCCAGCGCGAACGCCAGCACCGTCCCCTGATGCCGCACCATCGTCGTATACGTGTACGTCCGATCGCTGTACACCTTCAGCAAGCCCTGATCGACCGTCATGAACCATCCGTCCTCGAAGGCCACCCCCCGAAACAGCAAAGGGCAGCAGGCAGCGAAAGCACCGCGATATCCCGCCGCCCAAGAGCGGCGCAAATGACCAAGAAACCTTGGGCAGCAGTGGACCACGCCCCCATACCGCTCGGATATCGAACACCCAAGCCAATGGGCCCCCTCCCGCGCTCGGATGGCTGGTACCACACCAACGCCCGTGCCCAACCTGACTGAAATCGAGTCGAGACCCTTCTCTCGCATTGCCCTACAAGTGCCTGCACCGCATTACCCCGCTAGCACCAATGCGAGTCTCTGGTGCAGGAGGGTCATGTGTTCCCCGTGCGGTGTCGCGCACGCCGGGGGTGCACGCAAACGGGCAGGCGCAAACAAGTAGAACCGCTCTTCGCATCACACCGGGCCGGAAACCAGCCCGCCCCGTCCCGCCGCATCCCCTTGGATTGTCCGGAACCACTCTCGCCATCACACCTGGTCCACCCGACGCTTACACCGACCCATCCACCGGGCAGACAAGTGGTCCCGCCAGCAGGAGCAACCCCTCGTACCGGCCTGCGTACCCGACAAAACCGCAGCCCGGTCCGGGCACCATCCGGGGTATTGGTTTCCGGCACGGCTGAAACACGACTCTTGCTGCGCAAAAGACACGCACTTAGGCTCCCGTGAACGATCACCACATACGGAATTCTCGTATCCGGTTCCATGCAGCCCGGTACCGGGAAAATCCATCCGCCCGGGGAACGAAAGAATGCCGGTACTCGACCGGCTGGACGTGCATCGTGCAGAAAGCAGGAAGGGGAGTCGGTCAATGAACGCGCCGGAACTGACCCGAGCCGTTACCGATGCGCTGGACCTCCCCCTGCGGGCGGCCGTCGACCGCCTGGAGGATCCGCTGCGGGAGATGGCCCGGCATCATTTCGGATGGGACGATTCCTCAGGAGTCCCTCCCTCCCGCCACAAGGGCGCGATCCTCGCCTACTTGTGTGCCGGCAGCGACCCGGAGCGGGAGTGGGTCCGGGCCACGACGGCAGCGGTCGCGGCGACCGTCCTGCTCCACGGGTTCCTCATCCATGACGACATCATCGACAACGACCGGGTACGGCGGTTCAGGCCGACGTGCTGGACGGTGTACGGCAAGTCCGCGGCGATCGAACTCGGCGCCGCGATGGAGGCGCTCGCGTTCGAGCTGATCGCGGAGACCGACTGGGCGGCGAAGGGTGTCGCTGCGGCTGCCCGGTGCGCGCGGCGCATGGCGGCCGGGCAGACGATGGACATCGCACACGAGGACCGGGACGACATCACCCTGGAGCTCGCGCTGGAGACCTGCCGCCGCAAGGACGCGACCTGCACGGAACTCTTCCTGCTGCTGGGCACCCTCGCGGTGAGCGACGACCCCGACCGGCTCACCGCCGCCGCGGAAGTGGGCAGAAGCGCGGGCATGGCGTTCTCCCTCAACGGCTTCCTGGACGAGATCTGGGGCAGCCCGGACCACCACGGCAAACTCACCCTGTCCGACCTGCGGCAGCGGAAGAAGACCCCGCTGATCACCGCCGCACTCGAACGGCTCGGCCAGCGTGAGGGCCTGCGGCTCCTCGGCCTGCTGGACGCCTACTCCCGGGACGACAGCGGCGCACAGCAGCTCATCGCCCTCCTCGACAGCTCCGGGGCGCGGCAGCACCTCACGGGACTGATCGACGGATACACCGCCGAGGCCGCCCACGCTCTCCCCGCCGCCCTCACCGACCCCGCCGCGCGCCACGCGGCCCACGACTACATCCTGTCCCGGCTCGGCCGCCGCGATGCCGCCGCCGCAGGTGCGGCGGGCATGGCCGCCCAGCAGCCGCACCGGACCGCACCCGGCGATCCGGCAGCGGCCGGCGTACGGAAAGGACCGCGGTGAAGGTTCTGATCAGCCCCGTCAACGCCGCTGAAGCGGTGATCTCGGCACACAGCGGTCCGAAGGTGGAGGCGTTCATGACCCGGGCGAGACAGCTCAGCGGTCCGAACGACCCGGGAGCAGACGGGACCCGGCTCTCTTGACCTCCGACCGACCCCGAGCGAGTGGGCCCGCCGAAGCGGCCGGCTGCCGCATCGTCAAACTGGGCGGCAGCCTCATCACCACCACCGACCCCGACGGCAGTCCCCACGTCAACGAGCAGCGTGTGGCCGCCTTGGCGCAGGAGATCGCCGCAACCGGCCTGCCCACCATCCTCGTCCACGGAACAGGCGCCTTCGGCAAGCCCGCCGCCCGCCGCCACAACTACCTGGACGGCGTCATCACAGCCGGCCGCCAGAAAGTCTTCGCCGAGGTCTCCGCCCTGCTGGCCCGGCTGGAGCTCGCGGTCCTGGAAGCGCTGCAACGGGGTGGCCTGTGCGCGGTGCGGGTGCCGCTCTCCGGACTGTGCGCCTACACCGACGGCAAGATCCGGCTCCGGAGCGTGGATGGGGTACGGCTTCTGCTGAACCACGGCATCGTGCCGGTCCTCGGCGGCAACCTGGCCTGGGGACGAGACGGCTTCGCCGTCCACTCCAGCGACACACTCGCCGCCGACCTCGCCATCGCCTTGCACGCCACCGCACTGATCATGGCCACCAACGCGGGAGGCGTCCACCTCCACCACGGAGCATCCGACCGGATACACCGCGAACTGGACGCGGACGACCCCGTACTGAGCGGCTCGATCCCCCCGGACCGGCAGGACGTCTCCGGCGGCATGCGCGCGAAAGTACGCGAGTGCGGGAGAGTCGCCCGCACCGGCATCCCCACATTCATCATCGACGGCAGACTCCCCGGCAACCTCGCCGCGAGTCTGCGCGGAGCCACTCCCTCCGGTACACGCATCCGGGCAGGCGGCCCCCAAGACACTGATAGCCCGTCACCCGACCGACCCACCTCGACCACGCCGGAGGCACCCCCGGAAGAGGCGCTGCGCTTCCCTCGCGAGCAAGGGTGAACCCGTTGGCACTGTCCTGTGTCATCGAACTTTGAGCGATTGCCACCGAAGTTTGAGTGGTAGGGGGCCGAGCGTCAGGAGCGACAGTTTTCGATCGGGCGGGGCAGCCTTGGGGCGCTGCTGTACCGGCGGGCGCTGGGCGAGGCTGTCGCCACGGTGCCGGCGGTACGTGACGGCGCGCCGTCGACCGGCCCCGCACCCACGTACGCGCAGGTGCAGGTCCTCGTCGACGGTCCCGGCGTCACGGGCCGGTGAGCTTGTCGAGGTCGGGGGCGTAGACGGTCGTCCAGTGCGGGTTCAGCCGGTAGTAGACGACCTCGCGGTTCCAGTCGAAGGCGTCGTCGTTGTAGAAGTCCTTCAAGTAGGCGCGGAGTTCCTGCCAGTCGGCCGTGGTCCCGGCGTCCTCGGGGTTCATCTCCTCCACCGTGCCGTGGGTGAACACGCCGAGGTCCTCGCCGCGCATGTGCGCGACGCTGGCGGCCGGACGGGCCGCGAGATGACGCGCCTTGGCGGCGTTGCGCGCCGTGCCGAAGTGCCACCGGCCGTGCAGGAAGTGCCCGTCGGCGCCGCTGATCCGCGGTTCGCCCTTCGCGGTCACCGTGGAGAGGGCGAGCGTGCACATGCCGGTGAGGACCCCGGTGAGCTGCGCCGCCGTGATGGTGCGGCCCTCGACGATCGAGCGGAGGTGTGCGGTCGAGCCGGAGAGGGAGGAGTCGAGGAGGGACTGGAGCTTGTCGAGTTCTTCCGGGGTTTCGCGCATACGTCCATCGTCGGCCGTAAACCCGACACCCTCTGTCGTCATTGATGAAGCAGCGGTGAGGTTGCTCCGCGCGGGTCGCGCTCGGTGCTGCGTGGATGGCAACAGTGACCCACAGTCCGTTGTCCTCCCAAGCGGTGTCCGGATCGGCCAGAACCGCCTCGGCTGCCGTGAACACCTCGGCCTCGGAGTCCGCAGCCAGCCACCGCACGAACACCCGCTTCTCCGGCAGGAAGCACGTAGTCTGCCGCCCTCCACTGACACCGCTCGGAAGCCAGAGCCGGGTCGGCCCCCGACCACTCAAACTTCGGTGGCAATCGCTCAAAGTTCGATGACACAGGACAGGCACCCTCGCATACGACCAGCGCGCACCCCACACTCTGCACAGATCCGAAAGCGTGGCTGCGGGCAGTGGGATTCCCTGGGACTTCCGGCTACATCAACGGGCACGATCGTGAAAGAGCCGAAAGTTCATTTACGCAGGTCAGCAGCCCGACCGCAGCAAACGCAGCAGGTCACAGACCTGGCTGGTCTCTTCCCGGACATCTGACGACTCCCTCGGAGGACGGTTGCCGCACTCCGCCTGGCCTTCCGAGATGTGGGATGCTCTTATGGATGTCAAGCAGCGGTTGTGAGGTGGCTTGGGGCCGCTGCTGTGGCGTTCGTGGTGGTCAGGGCGTGGTAGATCTCGCGGGCGACGAACCGCTTGAGGCAGCGAATGATCTCTTTCTTCGACAGGCCCTGCCTGGTGCGACGTTCCATGTAGGTGCGGGTGCGCTGGTCCCAGCGCAGGCGGCAGAGAACGATCCGGTAGAGGGCCGCGTTCGCGGCCCGGTCGCCGCCCCGGTTGAGGCGGTGGCGGTGGGTTCGGCCGGATGACGCGGGCAGCGGGGCGACGCCGCAGAGCATGGCGAACGCCGCTTCCGAGCGGAGCCGGTCGGGGTTGTCCCCGGCCGTGACCAGCAGCTGGCCCGCGACGTCCGGGCCGACGCCGTTCAGTTCGGTCAGGGCAGGGTTGATCTTCTGGGTGAGCGGGGCTATCAGCTCGTCCAGTTCGTCGATCTCCTGGCCCAGGCCTCGGTGGCGGCGGGCGAGGGACCGCAGGGCGATCTTCGTCGCGGTGACCGGATCGCCCGCCTGGTCCAGGCCCGGGCGGAAGCCCGTGCAGACGGCCAGGAGGTCCTTGTCCTTCAGGTACCGCAGCATCGTGCGGACGCCTTCCGGCGCGGTGACGATCAGGTTCTTGATCTGCCGGGTGACGTCGGCCCGCTGCTGGACCGCGCTGCGGCGGGCGACCCGCAGCGCCCGCAGGGCCTCGACCCGGCCGTCCCGGAACTTCGGGGTGCCGGTGCGGCGTTCGGCGAGCGCGGCCCGCGCCGCCGCCTCGGCGTCGACCGGGTCGGACTTGCCCTGCCAGCGGCGTGTCTTGCGGTCCGGGCGGTCGATCTCGACCACCCTCACGTCGTGTTCACGCAGGTAGCGGGCAAGGCCGGCGCCGTAGGCGCCGGTGCCCTCGACCCCGACCATCAGCAGGGTGCCGAAGGAAGAGAGCCAGGTCAGAAGCTTGCGGTAGCCGAGCGCGGAAGCGGGGAACTGGGCCGAGCCCAGGACCCGGCCCGCCGAATCGATCGCCGCCGCGGTGTGGGTGTCCTTGTGGGTGTCGACGCCGCCGGTGACCTCGACCTGGTGCTGTGCCATCGTGGGTTGTGCCGTCCTGTCCATTCGACCGGGTGGGATGGCACCCGTCGGCCGGGAGGGCGGACAAGACAGTGATGGGGCCTCTGGCCAGGCTCTTATGAAGTCACGTCCCCCGGCCCGACGGATGCACACGAGCGCCCCCCGAACGGGGCCGACAGATCCCGTTGAGGACCCTGAGTCAGTCAGGCGGTGGGTCAGACCCCGCCGGGGAACGCTCACGAACATCCTCATTGTCAGGCGGGGACGCGGTCGCGTCCATGTGAATGTCGTGTGCGCGCATGCGATGCCCGGCGCGGCGCCGCTCCGGCCGCCCATTCCTGTGACGGACCTCGTGCCGGTCCACCTGCCGCCGCGGGCGGGGGCTGAGGCGGGGGCGTTCCCCCGGCCCCGCTGCGGTCACCTGACGGCCCGGTTCAGCAGCGGCAGGGCGACGACGATCGGCGGGTCACTGATCTCCGGGGCCCGCAGACGGACGCTGAACCTGACCCGGGAACCGCGCCGGGGCGCACGGGCCGCGCCGATGAGGCGGCGCTCGCCCGCGGGGTCGTCCAGCGCGTCGGCGACCCGGGTGTCCCGGTCGAACCGGACGGCGAGGACCCGGTAGGTCCCGTCGTCGGGCGGTCGCAGACGGACGGGGCCGGGCGCGGTGGTGACGGCGCAGCCGACCGGACCGTCCTGCGGCACCCCGTGCGGGAACAGGCCCGTGAACAGCACCCCGTCGGTGGCGGGGCCGCCGACGATCTCGCCGGCGATCTCGTCCGGCGCCGGCCGGTCGCCGTCTTGGGCAACGGACGTGACGGGACCGCGGGTGTCGACGAGTTCCCCGATCCGGCGGTCGCCGTGCTCGTCGACGAGGAGTTTGAAGCGGCTCGGCGACATGCCAACGAGCCGGGTGAACTGGGTGGTGAAGGTACCCAGGCTCGAATAGCCGACGGCCGTGCACACATCGGTGACACGCGGTGCGCCTCGGATCATCATCCGCTGGGCCTCGGCCATCCGCAGCGCCGCGAGGAATCGCGCGGGGGTCACGGCGGTGACGCTGCGGAAGACCCGGTGGAAGTGGAAGGGGCTGAACAGAGCGGCCTCGGCGTGATCGGAGAGGCACTGGACCTCGCCGAGACGTTCACGCATCCGGTGGACGGCACGTTCGACGGAGGCCAGCCGGTGATCGGCCGACAGGGGAGGCACGGTGGCCGTCGCTCCGGGCGGCAGTTCCGTCGGCAGGCCGTCGTGGACAGTCATGTCCGTCGTCCCCTTCGTACGAAGTCCGAACGAGCAGCACGGCAGGGCCGGGTACTGTCATCCCGGCCCGGGGGAACCGGCACGGGCGGCGACCGCCTCAAGGGAGGCGACCCATACCGCGGCGAAGCGCCCGCGCAGTTCCTGGGACCGCCGCGGCGTCAGCCCGAGCCGGGCCCAGCCCCGGTGCACGAAGGACAGCCGGACGGTGTCCCTCCCCACCGGGACGAGCGCGACATGGCAGGCGGGCCGGATCCGGGCGCCGGGGATCTCGACGGTGAAGGCCAGTTGCTCGTCGGACCGCAGCCGCCAGTCGTTGACGGCGAACCTGCGGGGGCCCTCGTCGTCGACGGTGAAGAACCAGGCGGGCCGGAACCCGTCGAAGGCGATGGGGAGCCAGTCGAAGACGGCCGGGTGCCGCAGCGGCCGGTAGGGCCCGGCGGACAGGTCGACCGAGCCGTCGATGTCGTCGCGCCACTGGTAGCGGGTATCACGCCCGGAGTCCAGACAGGCGCCCAGCCGGGTGAGGAAGTCGGTCCAGCCCTCGCGCAGTTGGCTCGCCTCGGCCTGGCCGCGCGTGCCGTCGTGGTCCTCGACGGTGAGCACGGACCCGGTGCCCCCGGGGCCCTCCGCGGGCCCGAGGGTCCACACGACGGACTGCCGGTTGCCGACGCCGAGGAATCTCCAGTCGAACGCGAGACTCCGTCCCGGGACGATCGATGTGGGGCGGAGGGTGAAGAAGTCCCCGTCCCCGAACTCCAGGCGGTTGTCCGCGCCGATGCGCAGAGGTCCGGCCAGATCGCCGAACCACCGCGCCAGACACGGCGGTTCGGTGAGCATCGGCCACACCGTTGCGGGCTCATGGGCCAGCCGGAGGATGACCCGGACCTTCCCCGGGAGCACTTCCCCGACGGGCGACTCCCTGGGTGAGGGGCCATGGCTGTCCGACATCGTTCCTCCGATGTTCGACGGTTGCCTGCGCCGCGCCGGTGGGCTACCGCCCACCACATCACTACCATATTATGTAGTCGCCAAGCAGTGTCAACGGTGCTGCTCCCCCGCAGTATCCCCTTGAGATCGCTGAAGTTCACGCCTCATCACATCCATGTCAGTAGTTCTTCAATGAGTCATCTCTTACGGGGACCACGGCGGGGAACCGGGGACGGCCGACCGCGCGGCACCCACCGCGACATGACGCGAGGCCGCCTTGCACCGCGGTGCGCCCGACCGCCCGTGCACGCCGGCGGCCCGCCCTCCCCGCCCGCCCGTTCAGCCGATCGGTGAGAAGAAGGTGCCCATGACGTTCGAAGACACGAACCCCCAAGGCCCACGTATCCACCGCCCGTCCGGCGCCGCCGACCTGGCGCGGGAATCGGCGGCGTTCCCGCCGTTGCAGGGCAGCGCGGTCCCGGTCGCCCAGGAGCGCTGGGAACGGCTGGTCAGCACCGTCACCGTCCCCGAGCCCCCGGACGAGGTGTGGACCGCGCTCACCGACCCGGAACGGGTGGCCAGTTGGCTGGCCGTCTGCCGTGGCCCCTGGGCCGTCGCGGGACAGGAATCGATGCTGGACTTCGAGGACGGCGAGTTCTTCTGGTGCCGGACCCTGGACGCCGTCGCCCCGCAGACACAGCGCCGTGGTGTGCTGCGACTGCTGTGGCGCTGGGTCGGGGTGGGTCCGGCCACCTCGGTCACCTGGAGGGTCGCCGCCGCGGAAGCGGGCGGCACCACGGTCACCGTCGTCGAGGAGGCCGAGAACCCCCCGTCGGACTGGCGTTCGTGGAACGGGATGGGGTGGCCGGGGATCCTCGACCAGCTCGCGGCACATCTGCGCACCGGCACGCAGTGGCGGTGGCCGTGGCGCCGGTTCGGCCCGTACCTCCAGATCCCGCTGCCCGTCCCCCCGTACCAGGCGTGGCAGGAACTCACCAGTGCGGCAGGGATACAGCACTGGCTCCAGCGCTCCAGCGGCACCCTCGCCCCGGGTGAGGAACTCACCCTGGTCATGGGGGACGCCAGCGGTACCGTCCGGATGCGTGTCACCAAGGTGGTGGACGCCGCCCAGGAGTTTCCCTCGTACCTGCCGTATCTGGAGTTCGAGCTGCGCCGTCCGACCTGGTCGGCGGCGCTCGGGGGACGGCTGTGGATCGAGCCCGCCGGCCTGGATTCGTCCCTGCTCCAGGTGTGTCACTTCGGCTGGGAGAACCTGGACATCCCCGAGCCGGTGACCGAGCGCAAACTGCTCACCGGCTTCTGGACGGCGGCGGCGGGCCGCGCGAGCATGCTGTTCCTCCCCCAGGGCCCGCCGGCCGGACCGCACGGCTGGTCGGTCTCGGGAGCTCCGCGACCGCGGGAGGCCACGGAGCGGGCACCCGGTCACGGGTCCGGCGGCGCCATGCCCGCGGCCATGCCCGCGATGCCGCCCGACGCGGACCCGTCGGCC includes:
- a CDS encoding polyprenyl synthetase family protein, encoding MNAPELTRAVTDALDLPLRAAVDRLEDPLREMARHHFGWDDSSGVPPSRHKGAILAYLCAGSDPEREWVRATTAAVAATVLLHGFLIHDDIIDNDRVRRFRPTCWTVYGKSAAIELGAAMEALAFELIAETDWAAKGVAAAARCARRMAAGQTMDIAHEDRDDITLELALETCRRKDATCTELFLLLGTLAVSDDPDRLTAAAEVGRSAGMAFSLNGFLDEIWGSPDHHGKLTLSDLRQRKKTPLITAALERLGQREGLRLLGLLDAYSRDDSGAQQLIALLDSSGARQHLTGLIDGYTAEAAHALPAALTDPAARHAAHDYILSRLGRRDAAAAGAAGMAAQQPHRTAPGDPAAAGVRKGPR
- a CDS encoding isopentenyl phosphate kinase — its product is MTSDRPRASGPAEAAGCRIVKLGGSLITTTDPDGSPHVNEQRVAALAQEIAATGLPTILVHGTGAFGKPAARRHNYLDGVITAGRQKVFAEVSALLARLELAVLEALQRGGLCAVRVPLSGLCAYTDGKIRLRSVDGVRLLLNHGIVPVLGGNLAWGRDGFAVHSSDTLAADLAIALHATALIMATNAGGVHLHHGASDRIHRELDADDPVLSGSIPPDRQDVSGGMRAKVRECGRVARTGIPTFIIDGRLPGNLAASLRGATPSGTRIRAGGPQDTDSPSPDRPTSTTPEAPPEEALRFPREQG
- a CDS encoding pyridoxamine 5'-phosphate oxidase family protein, producing the protein MRETPEELDKLQSLLDSSLSGSTAHLRSIVEGRTITAAQLTGVLTGMCTLALSTVTAKGEPRISGADGHFLHGRWHFGTARNAAKARHLAARPAASVAHMRGEDLGVFTHGTVEEMNPEDAGTTADWQELRAYLKDFYNDDAFDWNREVVYYRLNPHWTTVYAPDLDKLTGP
- a CDS encoding IS110 family RNA-guided transposase, with protein sequence MDRTAQPTMAQHQVEVTGGVDTHKDTHTAAAIDSAGRVLGSAQFPASALGYRKLLTWLSSFGTLLMVGVEGTGAYGAGLARYLREHDVRVVEIDRPDRKTRRWQGKSDPVDAEAAARAALAERRTGTPKFRDGRVEALRALRVARRSAVQQRADVTRQIKNLIVTAPEGVRTMLRYLKDKDLLAVCTGFRPGLDQAGDPVTATKIALRSLARRHRGLGQEIDELDELIAPLTQKINPALTELNGVGPDVAGQLLVTAGDNPDRLRSEAAFAMLCGVAPLPASSGRTHRHRLNRGGDRAANAALYRIVLCRLRWDQRTRTYMERRTRQGLSKKEIIRCLKRFVAREIYHALTTTNATAAAPSHLTTAA
- a CDS encoding helix-turn-helix domain-containing protein, whose translation is MTVHDGLPTELPPGATATVPPLSADHRLASVERAVHRMRERLGEVQCLSDHAEAALFSPFHFHRVFRSVTAVTPARFLAALRMAEAQRMMIRGAPRVTDVCTAVGYSSLGTFTTQFTRLVGMSPSRFKLLVDEHGDRRIGELVDTRGPVTSVAQDGDRPAPDEIAGEIVGGPATDGVLFTGLFPHGVPQDGPVGCAVTTAPGPVRLRPPDDGTYRVLAVRFDRDTRVADALDDPAGERRLIGAARAPRRGSRVRFSVRLRAPEISDPPIVVALPLLNRAVR
- a CDS encoding SRPBCC family protein, whose amino-acid sequence is MSDSHGPSPRESPVGEVLPGKVRVILRLAHEPATVWPMLTEPPCLARWFGDLAGPLRIGADNRLEFGDGDFFTLRPTSIVPGRSLAFDWRFLGVGNRQSVVWTLGPAEGPGGTGSVLTVEDHDGTRGQAEASQLREGWTDFLTRLGACLDSGRDTRYQWRDDIDGSVDLSAGPYRPLRHPAVFDWLPIAFDGFRPAWFFTVDDEGPRRFAVNDWRLRSDEQLAFTVEIPGARIRPACHVALVPVGRDTVRLSFVHRGWARLGLTPRRSQELRGRFAAVWVASLEAVAARAGSPGPG
- a CDS encoding methyltransferase domain-containing protein → MTFEDTNPQGPRIHRPSGAADLARESAAFPPLQGSAVPVAQERWERLVSTVTVPEPPDEVWTALTDPERVASWLAVCRGPWAVAGQESMLDFEDGEFFWCRTLDAVAPQTQRRGVLRLLWRWVGVGPATSVTWRVAAAEAGGTTVTVVEEAENPPSDWRSWNGMGWPGILDQLAAHLRTGTQWRWPWRRFGPYLQIPLPVPPYQAWQELTSAAGIQHWLQRSSGTLAPGEELTLVMGDASGTVRMRVTKVVDAAQEFPSYLPYLEFELRRPTWSAALGGRLWIEPAGLDSSLLQVCHFGWENLDIPEPVTERKLLTGFWTAAAGRASMLFLPQGPPAGPHGWSVSGAPRPREATERAPGHGSGGAMPAAMPAMPPDADPSAVGEFLDRVVSDLGTAMGGVLCSLGVRLGLFTALGQGGPATATELAERTGLPERQLLEWLRGLTGTGYLTHDRTDGRFALPSAHAAVLAFEDSPFHLGPGYELLPPLAAAVDAVAAGFRSGGGVARSAYAEPLFTAMERMSATWLDTQLVSQWIPAVEGLLPALERGGEVADIGCGGGRALVRMARAFGNCRFTGYDLHRPNVLRAREAVRAAKVDDRVSVEETDAVGALAAGTRASGDSLPLLLVTMFDVLHDVAAPEELLRTVRESLSPDGALLVLESLSADDPADNTGPRSTVLYATSTLYCLPTSLADGAPGLGTLGLPPATLRRMATAAGFGRVEQVPTANPFTALYALRP